The Deinococcus cellulosilyticus NBRC 106333 = KACC 11606 genome contains a region encoding:
- a CDS encoding FAD-dependent oxidoreductase has translation MSQPLNPHTPPTPRIAIIGAGPGGLLCARVLQQRGIPVTVYEGDLSATSRNQGGTLDMHADQGQIALEDAGLLAAFMQLARPESQAKKRLDSQGNVLSQFVPQRSDTAAPEIDRGQLRTLLTDHLAPGIVQWNHKLLHVTPLGGGTHRLHFEHGSTADVDLLIGADGAHSRVRPLLTDQVPQYSGVTFLEVQFDDVDRRHPDIARLVGEGDMFATDGQRLGIIGQRNSHCHVRVYIGMKTPLDWHTQAGLNLKDPDQVRQHLLDTFTGWSEDLLAVIRHNEGVFVVRPLFALPAPMRWAHVPGVTLLGDAAHLMAPFGGFGANLALLEGAELARCIAEHPSPDQAIRQYERVMFERSGPLAVAANEGLAGFFGVQEGPLDVPDHHAEHQQYQEAAALYRQRQRDSGMPQGLGVEGS, from the coding sequence ATGTCACAACCACTCAACCCTCACACGCCCCCCACCCCTCGCATCGCCATCATCGGGGCAGGACCCGGTGGCTTGCTGTGCGCCCGCGTCCTGCAACAACGGGGCATCCCCGTCACGGTCTATGAAGGGGACCTCTCGGCCACCTCACGAAACCAGGGCGGCACCCTCGACATGCACGCCGACCAGGGTCAGATCGCCCTGGAAGATGCCGGCCTCCTCGCTGCCTTCATGCAACTCGCCCGCCCGGAAAGCCAGGCCAAGAAACGGCTGGATTCCCAGGGGAACGTGCTCAGTCAATTTGTCCCACAACGCTCTGACACCGCTGCACCGGAAATCGACCGGGGTCAACTGCGCACCCTGCTGACCGACCACCTCGCCCCTGGCATCGTGCAATGGAACCACAAACTCCTCCACGTGACCCCCCTCGGGGGAGGCACCCACCGGCTGCACTTCGAGCACGGCAGCACGGCAGACGTGGACCTGCTGATCGGGGCGGACGGTGCCCACTCCAGGGTCCGCCCCCTGCTCACCGACCAGGTGCCCCAATACTCCGGGGTGACGTTTCTGGAGGTGCAATTTGATGACGTGGACCGGCGCCACCCGGACATCGCCCGCCTGGTCGGGGAAGGGGACATGTTCGCCACCGACGGACAGAGGCTGGGCATCATCGGGCAGCGCAACAGCCACTGCCACGTGCGGGTCTACATTGGCATGAAAACCCCCCTCGACTGGCACACCCAGGCAGGCCTCAACCTGAAAGACCCGGACCAGGTCCGCCAGCACCTGCTGGACACCTTCACAGGCTGGAGCGAAGACCTGCTGGCCGTCATCCGTCACAACGAAGGTGTCTTCGTGGTGCGGCCCCTGTTCGCCCTGCCGGCCCCAATGCGCTGGGCGCATGTCCCCGGGGTGACCCTGCTGGGGGACGCCGCCCACCTGATGGCCCCCTTCGGTGGATTCGGGGCCAACCTGGCCCTGCTGGAAGGCGCGGAACTGGCCCGCTGCATTGCAGAACACCCCAGCCCTGACCAGGCCATCCGGCAGTACGAACGGGTGATGTTCGAACGCTCTGGCCCCCTGGCGGTGGCCGCCAATGAAGGTCTGGCCGGTTTCTTCGGGGTGCAAGAAGGCCCCCTGGATGTGCCCGATCACCATGCCGAACACCAGCAGTACCAGGAGGCCGCGGCCCTCTACCGCCAGCGGCAACGCGATTCCGGAATGCCGCAGGGCCTGGGGGTGGAAGGCAGCTGA
- a CDS encoding MerR family transcriptional regulator, translating into MPMVKLLSIGQFARLAGLTPRMLRCYEQQGLLVPHRTDSGTGYRYYQPEQLSTAVYIRTLRRTDLGLKQIQRVLKAPMVHRLSLLQKHQANVEQKIMVLHQALEELRHLQGNNAELYPVTQATRPTHFSLSLQLEVTIDQVDAARVFALHQLQKHLQEQQLQAAGPPYAQYLLPSSPGLPPSFPQRWQTPVVYPMTFGVPVEQVVLDEPPLVFKQHPEVQVLSTLHFGGYEPIHLALQHIALQASQRDLQLTRHVREVYHLHALATHNSNAYQTELQVELPS; encoded by the coding sequence ATGCCCATGGTCAAACTGCTGTCGATTGGTCAATTTGCCCGGCTCGCAGGCCTCACCCCCCGGATGCTCAGGTGTTACGAGCAGCAAGGTTTGCTCGTCCCCCACCGGACCGACTCCGGCACCGGGTACCGGTACTACCAACCAGAGCAACTGTCAACCGCCGTGTACATCCGCACACTCAGGCGCACCGACCTGGGCCTCAAGCAGATCCAGCGGGTGCTGAAAGCCCCGATGGTGCACCGTCTGTCCTTGCTGCAAAAACACCAGGCGAACGTGGAACAAAAAATCATGGTGTTGCATCAGGCCCTGGAGGAACTTCGTCACCTGCAAGGCAACAACGCCGAGCTCTACCCGGTCACGCAGGCCACCCGCCCCACCCACTTTTCCCTGAGTTTGCAACTGGAGGTGACCATCGACCAGGTGGATGCAGCCCGGGTGTTCGCCCTCCACCAGTTGCAAAAGCACCTGCAAGAACAGCAGCTGCAAGCCGCAGGGCCCCCGTACGCCCAGTACCTGCTGCCTTCCTCACCCGGCTTGCCGCCATCTTTTCCACAGAGATGGCAAACGCCTGTGGTTTACCCCATGACTTTCGGGGTGCCGGTGGAGCAGGTGGTGCTGGACGAGCCGCCTCTGGTGTTCAAGCAGCACCCTGAAGTGCAGGTGCTGTCCACCCTGCACTTCGGTGGGTACGAACCGATCCACCTTGCCTTGCAACACATTGCCCTGCAAGCCTCCCAGCGGGACCTCCAGCTCACCCGGCATGTGCGGGAGGTGTACCACCTGCATGCCCTTGCCACACACAACAGCAATGCTTACCAGACCGAACTGCAGGTGGAACTGCCTTCCTGA
- the malZ gene encoding maltodextrin glucosidase, whose protein sequence is MPPSTLRFHHDGTMHFLEVHPEHLNIKVEAPPETTHGWVVTYLGGDEQQTPLHKEGPCWTGRLPRSNLHYRFRFLVQGKVWWYNQSGVSSTSPAFHTDFKHTEQAPPEWVHGRVFYQIFVDRFKNGNPALSVREGEYLYEGHPVKARRWEDSPTREHGAREFYGGDLEGIRQSVPYLKTLGVNALYLNPIFESPSSHKYDTQDYHRIDPHFGTNQDFARWMKDMHENDIRVVLDGVFNHTGDRHMWMNREQVYGFRGAHQGGDTRRHYTYHGPGPDDYLGWAGIKTLPKLDYQHPEVRSKMYGQRHSVVRYWLNPPYNVDGWRLDVSPMIGKNGTDEGNQEILSGIWQAARETRPDSFIFGEHVFDATRWLQGGVEDGSMNYHGFTHPTWGFLAGVEHRMQPAQVTAEDYAQRLTTSLSSLPHPHQLAQVNLLSSHDTVRFATLCPDPDLQKIGAALLLTFIGVPCIYYGDEIGLQGGEDPDCRKPMPWGSPAFQGDLHRWYRTLIQLRHQEQALQRGAFQVLHAQGDELVFERRLGPERIRVLLSRGEGFLSPLEGQWLDPVTSQLHRKQVRIPSKGVVILKSTCK, encoded by the coding sequence ATGCCCCCCTCCACCTTGCGGTTTCATCACGACGGCACAATGCATTTCCTGGAAGTGCACCCCGAGCACCTCAACATCAAAGTGGAAGCCCCTCCTGAAACCACCCACGGGTGGGTGGTGACCTACCTGGGGGGTGATGAGCAGCAAACCCCCCTGCACAAGGAAGGGCCCTGCTGGACCGGGAGGTTGCCCCGCAGCAACCTGCACTACCGGTTTCGGTTCCTGGTTCAAGGCAAGGTCTGGTGGTACAACCAATCCGGAGTGTCCAGCACCTCACCGGCGTTTCACACCGATTTCAAGCACACCGAACAGGCCCCACCGGAATGGGTGCATGGGCGGGTGTTCTACCAGATTTTTGTGGACCGCTTCAAGAACGGCAACCCCGCCCTTTCGGTGCGGGAAGGGGAGTACCTGTACGAAGGCCACCCGGTCAAAGCCCGCAGGTGGGAGGACTCCCCCACCCGGGAGCATGGCGCCAGGGAGTTTTACGGTGGGGACCTCGAAGGCATCCGGCAAAGCGTCCCCTACCTCAAGACCCTCGGGGTGAATGCCCTGTACCTGAATCCCATCTTTGAGAGCCCCTCCTCCCACAAGTACGACACCCAGGATTACCACCGCATCGACCCGCATTTTGGCACCAACCAGGACTTTGCACGGTGGATGAAAGACATGCACGAAAACGACATCCGTGTGGTGCTGGATGGGGTGTTCAACCACACCGGGGACCGCCACATGTGGATGAACCGGGAACAGGTGTACGGCTTCCGGGGGGCCCACCAGGGAGGAGACACCCGGAGGCATTACACCTACCACGGTCCCGGTCCGGACGATTACCTGGGGTGGGCCGGAATCAAAACCCTGCCGAAACTGGATTACCAGCACCCGGAGGTCAGAAGCAAAATGTACGGGCAGCGGCACTCGGTGGTGCGCTACTGGCTGAATCCCCCCTACAACGTGGATGGGTGGCGGCTGGATGTCAGCCCGATGATCGGCAAGAACGGCACCGATGAAGGCAACCAGGAGATCCTCTCAGGCATCTGGCAGGCCGCCCGGGAAACCCGTCCGGACAGCTTCATTTTTGGGGAGCACGTGTTTGACGCCACCAGGTGGCTGCAAGGCGGGGTGGAAGACGGCAGCATGAACTACCACGGGTTCACCCACCCCACCTGGGGGTTCCTCGCCGGGGTGGAGCACCGCATGCAACCCGCGCAGGTCACCGCAGAGGATTACGCCCAAAGGCTCACCACGTCCCTCTCCAGCCTGCCCCACCCGCACCAACTCGCCCAGGTCAACTTGCTGTCCTCCCATGACACCGTGCGTTTCGCCACCCTCTGTCCGGACCCGGACCTGCAAAAAATCGGAGCTGCCTTGCTGCTCACCTTCATCGGGGTGCCCTGCATTTACTACGGGGACGAGATCGGTTTGCAAGGGGGAGAGGACCCCGACTGCCGCAAACCCATGCCGTGGGGCAGCCCGGCCTTCCAGGGGGACTTGCACCGGTGGTACCGGACGTTGATTCAATTGCGGCACCAGGAACAGGCCCTGCAACGGGGTGCCTTTCAGGTCCTGCACGCCCAGGGGGACGAGTTGGTGTTCGAACGCAGACTGGGCCCCGAACGGATCCGGGTGCTGCTCAGCCGGGGAGAAGGGTTTTTGTCGCCCCTGGAAGGCCAGTGGCTGGACCCTGTCACTTCACAACTGCACCGCAAGCAGGTGAGAATCCCTTCGAAAGGGGTGGTGATCCTCAAAAGCACTTGCAAATGA